The proteins below come from a single Gordonia sp. X0973 genomic window:
- a CDS encoding WhiB family transcriptional regulator, which produces MDWRHKAICRDEDPELFFPVGTSGPAIAQIADAKLVCQRCPVTAECLTWALDSGQDAGVWGGMSEDERRALKRRNARTRTRSSV; this is translated from the coding sequence ATGGATTGGCGCCACAAGGCAATCTGTCGTGACGAAGACCCGGAGCTGTTCTTCCCCGTGGGGACCAGTGGCCCGGCGATCGCGCAGATCGCTGACGCGAAGCTCGTTTGCCAGCGCTGCCCGGTGACGGCCGAGTGCCTCACCTGGGCGCTCGACTCCGGTCAGGATGCCGGCGTCTGGGGCGGCATGAGCGAGGACGAGCGTCGCGCCCTCAAGCGCCGCAACGCCCGCACGCGCACCCGCAGCAGCGTTTAA
- a CDS encoding ParA family protein, translated as MTHTVAIANQKGGVAKTTTTVSLGAALADLDVSVLVVDLDPQGCLTFSLGHDPDQLQVSVHDVLLGEEEIADALLSTDDGVTLLPATIDLAGAEALLLMRPGREYALKRALAEVAQDFDVILIDCPPSLGVLTLNGLTAADSVMVPLQCETLAHRGVGQLLRTVTEVQQITNPDLTLLGAIATLYDARTTHSRDVLADVADRYDLSVINPPIPRTVRFAEASASGASVLRGRKNKGALAYRELAANLWNHWKKGKALQTFALTE; from the coding sequence ATGACTCACACCGTCGCGATCGCCAACCAGAAGGGCGGCGTCGCCAAGACGACGACCACCGTGTCGCTCGGCGCGGCCCTGGCCGACCTGGACGTCTCGGTTCTCGTCGTCGACCTCGATCCGCAGGGCTGTCTGACCTTCTCCCTCGGACACGATCCCGACCAGCTGCAGGTCTCGGTGCACGACGTGCTGCTCGGCGAGGAGGAGATCGCCGACGCGTTGCTGAGCACCGACGACGGCGTGACGCTGCTCCCCGCGACGATCGACCTGGCCGGGGCGGAGGCGCTGCTGCTGATGCGGCCGGGCCGCGAGTACGCGCTCAAGCGGGCGCTGGCCGAGGTCGCCCAGGATTTCGACGTGATCCTCATCGACTGCCCGCCGTCGTTGGGCGTGCTCACCCTCAACGGGCTGACCGCGGCCGATTCGGTGATGGTGCCGCTGCAGTGCGAGACGCTCGCGCACCGCGGCGTCGGCCAGCTGCTGCGGACGGTCACCGAGGTCCAGCAGATCACCAACCCGGACCTGACGCTGCTCGGGGCGATCGCGACGCTGTACGACGCGCGCACCACGCACAGCCGCGACGTGCTCGCCGATGTCGCCGACCGCTACGACCTGTCGGTGATCAACCCGCCCATCCCGCGGACCGTCCGCTTCGCCGAGGCCTCCGCCTCGGGCGCGTCGGTGTTGCGCGGGCGCAAGAACAAGGGGGCGCTGGCCTACCGCGAGCTGGCGGCCAACCTCTGGAACCACTGGAAAAAGGGCAAGGCGCTGCAGACCTTCGCGCTCACCGAGTGA
- a CDS encoding PQQ-binding-like beta-propeller repeat protein, which translates to MRPLRRRPIDFAVSAVIVVALVVVAVFAWHASSARRTTLSPATAAPTTPPYPDRTPARLVPRWHAASTATRSPQVTDTVVLTGDDGAVVAHDPHTGRELWRYHRDIPLCALLAAWSPSTPTALAAYRNSRGCGEITALDADLGTRRATRSSDADRAIALRSDGGYVLGMGTTRLETWGSNLVRGIEYGRVDAPVKPDRGPRTGTGCEFSSGMTSGDRVAVIEHCDGDPGFRLTVLGAVLDKDEKITLYGSSVITSGTAFAAPTIVAMSESAIAVYDGGENSPEPAPPTIRVFNSDGADTARQPVPGPRTPPTAATSVTSDGLTSVWTGQATVVLDGDSLRPRYTVPHTRGPGIVVGGQMMVPDDRGYVVVDPATGRRVGELAVPRASNGKAAESTPINPASLGDVILEQVGDTVTAYGP; encoded by the coding sequence ATGCGACCACTGCGGCGACGGCCGATCGACTTCGCCGTCAGCGCCGTCATCGTCGTGGCGCTGGTCGTCGTCGCGGTTTTCGCCTGGCACGCCAGTTCCGCGCGCCGCACCACGCTGTCCCCGGCGACGGCCGCACCGACGACGCCGCCCTATCCGGACCGCACCCCGGCGCGGCTGGTGCCCCGCTGGCATGCCGCCTCGACCGCGACCCGGTCACCGCAGGTCACCGACACCGTCGTGCTCACCGGTGACGACGGGGCCGTCGTCGCACATGACCCGCACACCGGTCGTGAACTGTGGCGCTACCACCGCGACATCCCGCTGTGCGCACTGCTCGCGGCCTGGTCCCCGTCGACCCCGACCGCGCTGGCGGCCTACCGCAACTCGCGGGGCTGCGGCGAGATCACCGCACTCGACGCCGACCTGGGCACGCGGCGCGCGACGCGCAGCTCCGACGCCGACCGCGCCATCGCCCTGCGATCCGATGGCGGCTACGTCCTGGGCATGGGCACCACCCGCTTGGAGACGTGGGGCTCTAACCTGGTGCGCGGCATCGAGTACGGCCGCGTCGACGCCCCGGTCAAGCCGGATCGCGGCCCCCGCACCGGAACCGGCTGCGAGTTCTCGTCGGGGATGACCTCGGGCGATCGCGTCGCCGTCATCGAGCACTGCGACGGCGACCCCGGCTTCCGCCTCACCGTCCTCGGCGCGGTCCTGGACAAGGACGAAAAGATCACCCTGTACGGGTCGTCGGTGATCACCAGCGGAACGGCCTTCGCGGCACCGACCATCGTCGCCATGTCGGAATCGGCGATCGCGGTGTACGACGGCGGCGAGAACTCGCCCGAGCCGGCACCGCCGACCATCCGCGTCTTCAACTCCGACGGGGCCGACACCGCGCGGCAACCCGTCCCCGGCCCCCGGACCCCACCCACGGCGGCGACGAGTGTCACGAGCGACGGCTTGACCTCGGTGTGGACCGGACAGGCGACGGTGGTACTCGACGGCGACTCGCTGCGCCCGCGCTACACCGTGCCGCACACCCGCGGCCCCGGCATCGTCGTCGGCGGTCAGATGATGGTCCCCGACGACCGCGGCTATGTGGTCGTCGACCCGGCCACCGGGCGCCGCGTCGGAGAGCTGGCGGTGCCCCGGGCATCGAACGGAAAGGCCGCCGAATCAACCCCGATCAACCCGGCTTCGCTGGGCGACGTGATTCTGGAACAGGTCGGCGACACCGTCACCGCGTACGGCCCCTAG
- a CDS encoding DEAD/DEAH box helicase, whose translation MSSTTASTDDSVQTTIIDEEHSAPTFAELGVHPDIVAALTADGKTHTFAIQELTLPLALAGDDLIGQARTGMGKTFGFGVPLLHRLLTAPESGVRALDNTPRALVIVPTRELCLQVTGDLEVAGKGVNVTLADGTTRPLNVTAIYGGRPYESQIAELQSGVDVVVGTPGRLLDLAQQGHLVLGKVEILVLDEADEMLDLGFLPDIERILSAVPSARQTMLFSATMPGPIVTLARTFLTKPTHIRAEHANDSAVHERTTQHIYRAHALDKAELVARVLQAEGRGATMIFTRTKRTAQKVADDLAERGFAVGAVHGDLGQGAREKALNGFREGKVDVLVATDVAARGIDIDDVTHVINYQCPEDDKTYVHRIGRTGRAGRTGIAITLVDWDEMHRWSLINNALGLETPEPVETYSSSEHLRAELGIPESATGRIGAPKTASGTRSGRDGGRDGRTRVERPARAASQRSRQRTRGGKSAEGKTPDATTTEQTANATGDAAANTGEDAPRRRRRRRGGRGGQKPAPAQAD comes from the coding sequence ATGAGCAGCACAACTGCGAGCACCGACGATTCGGTGCAGACCACCATCATCGACGAGGAGCATTCGGCTCCCACCTTCGCCGAACTCGGCGTCCACCCGGACATCGTGGCGGCGCTGACCGCCGACGGCAAGACCCACACCTTCGCCATCCAGGAATTGACCCTGCCGCTGGCCCTGGCCGGCGACGATCTGATCGGCCAGGCCCGCACCGGCATGGGCAAGACCTTCGGCTTCGGCGTCCCCCTGCTGCACCGGCTGCTGACGGCGCCGGAGTCGGGCGTGCGCGCCCTCGACAACACGCCGCGCGCGCTGGTCATCGTGCCGACCCGCGAACTGTGTCTGCAGGTCACCGGCGACCTCGAGGTCGCAGGCAAGGGCGTCAACGTCACCCTGGCCGACGGCACCACGCGACCGCTGAACGTCACCGCGATCTACGGCGGGCGCCCCTACGAGTCGCAGATCGCCGAGCTGCAGTCCGGCGTCGACGTGGTCGTCGGCACCCCCGGGCGTCTGCTCGACCTGGCCCAGCAGGGCCACCTCGTCCTCGGCAAGGTGGAGATCCTCGTCCTCGACGAGGCCGACGAGATGCTCGATCTCGGTTTCCTCCCCGACATCGAGCGCATCCTCTCCGCGGTGCCGTCCGCGCGCCAGACGATGCTGTTCTCGGCCACCATGCCCGGCCCGATCGTCACCCTGGCCCGCACCTTCCTCACCAAGCCGACGCATATCCGCGCCGAGCACGCCAACGACTCGGCCGTGCACGAGCGCACCACCCAGCACATCTACCGCGCCCACGCGCTGGACAAGGCGGAGCTGGTCGCGCGCGTGCTGCAGGCCGAGGGCCGCGGCGCGACGATGATCTTCACCCGCACCAAGCGGACCGCGCAGAAGGTCGCCGACGACCTGGCCGAGCGCGGCTTCGCGGTCGGCGCCGTCCACGGCGACCTCGGGCAGGGCGCCCGCGAGAAGGCCCTGAACGGCTTCCGCGAGGGCAAGGTCGACGTCCTCGTCGCCACCGACGTCGCCGCGCGCGGCATCGACATCGACGACGTCACCCACGTCATCAACTACCAGTGCCCCGAGGACGACAAGACCTACGTCCACCGCATCGGCCGCACCGGCCGAGCCGGGCGCACCGGCATCGCGATCACCCTGGTCGACTGGGATGAGATGCACCGCTGGTCGCTGATCAACAACGCCCTCGGCCTGGAGACCCCGGAGCCGGTGGAGACCTACTCCAGCTCTGAGCACCTGCGCGCCGAACTGGGCATCCCCGAGTCGGCGACCGGTCGCATCGGCGCGCCGAAGACCGCGTCGGGCACCCGCTCCGGTCGCGACGGCGGTCGCGACGGCCGGACCCGCGTCGAGCGTCCCGCCCGCGCCGCCTCGCAGCGTTCGCGTCAGCGCACCCGCGGGGGTAAGTCCGCGGAGGGGAAGACTCCCGACGCCACCACGACCGAGCAGACGGCCAACGCCACCGGCGACGCCGCGGCCAACACCGGTGAGGACGCTCCGCGCCGCCGCCGTCGTCGTCGCGGTGGCCGCGGCGGTCAGAAGCCGGCGCCCGCCCAGGCCGACTGA
- a CDS encoding diacylglycerol kinase family protein — MRALLIVNPYATATTPAGRDTLAHTLAARMDLTVEQTTHRGHAQELAQRAMLDGGYEAIVVHGGDGSVNEVVNGLLGAPGDVAPATQPRLGIIPGGSANVFARALGIDADPLLATAQLITLLESGAQRRVNLGIADDRWFLFNCGMGIDARVVEAMEAKRNRGKAATPNRYLFTTVVTFLRHRADEQRFTVSVVDRDGKRHDLPDTAFAFVLNTTPWTYLSGKRIETNPTTTLSGGLGVFASSTMGVARNLPLATRLLMGVDPHARHVFRDDNVLSVSLHSPQPLPTQIDGDYTGERTTMELGYRPDALAVVAPADQAVFDR, encoded by the coding sequence GTGCGAGCCCTGCTCATCGTCAATCCGTATGCGACCGCCACCACCCCGGCGGGCCGCGACACCCTCGCGCACACGCTGGCCGCACGCATGGACCTCACCGTCGAGCAGACCACCCACCGGGGCCACGCCCAGGAGCTGGCCCAGCGCGCCATGCTCGACGGCGGATACGAGGCGATCGTCGTGCACGGCGGCGACGGCTCGGTGAACGAGGTGGTCAACGGCCTGTTGGGCGCGCCGGGCGATGTCGCCCCGGCAACGCAGCCCCGACTGGGCATCATCCCCGGCGGCAGCGCCAACGTGTTCGCCCGCGCCCTCGGGATCGACGCCGATCCGCTGTTGGCGACGGCCCAGCTCATCACGCTGCTCGAATCCGGCGCCCAGCGCCGCGTGAACCTCGGGATCGCCGACGACCGGTGGTTCCTGTTCAACTGCGGGATGGGCATCGACGCGCGGGTCGTCGAGGCGATGGAGGCCAAGCGCAACCGCGGCAAGGCCGCCACCCCGAACCGCTACCTGTTCACCACCGTGGTCACCTTCCTGCGCCACCGTGCCGACGAGCAGCGGTTCACCGTCTCCGTCGTCGACCGCGACGGCAAACGCCACGACCTTCCCGACACCGCCTTCGCCTTCGTCCTCAACACCACGCCGTGGACCTATCTGAGCGGCAAACGCATCGAGACCAATCCCACCACGACGCTGTCGGGCGGGTTGGGCGTCTTCGCGTCGTCGACGATGGGCGTGGCCCGCAACCTTCCGCTGGCGACGCGGCTGCTGATGGGCGTCGACCCGCACGCGCGACACGTCTTCCGCGACGACAACGTGCTCTCCGTCTCGTTGCACTCACCGCAACCGCTGCCCACCCAGATCGACGGCGACTACACCGGCGAGCGCACCACGATGGAATTGGGGTATCGTCCCGACGCCCTGGCCGTCGTCGCCCCCGCCGACCAGGCCGTCTTCGACCGGTAG